The Pseudomonas berkeleyensis genome includes a region encoding these proteins:
- a CDS encoding restriction endonuclease subunit S, translated as MAILDLFENQDMPHNWKKISLAEFRKKNSETIEPAKFAEEIFELYSVPSLETGKPEIVKGNEIGSNKQVVHARDVLLSKINPRLNRSWLVQNFTSHPAIASTEWIVFERNPAILSDFLRYFLTQVLIRDFLAHNASGVGGSLTRVKPAVVDGISFGLPPLAEQQRIVTKIEELFSELDKGVENLRTAQQQLKVYRQALLKHAFEGKLTADWRAQNPGKLESADALLARIQQEREARYQQQLQGWEANGRPGSRPKTPKELPPLTAEELAKLPELPAGWGWFNLAQLLSEDLCNGKSVKDRVDGFPVLRLHALNNGSIDLSFTKQGDWSEEEARPYFVKENDFLVSRGNGSKHLVGRGGFAHYSTTTANHVAFPDTMIRVRVCQENIDRLYFGYCWDSSLVRNQIEKSARTTAGIYKINQGLMERFLIPIPCIEEQTLISSLLSEKLSLIDQLEQTITHSLQQADALRQSILRKAFSGQLVPQDPNDEPASVLLERIRAERAAQPTARGRKAKASA; from the coding sequence ATGGCAATACTCGATCTGTTTGAAAACCAAGACATGCCACACAACTGGAAGAAAATATCACTCGCCGAGTTCCGCAAGAAAAACAGCGAGACAATAGAGCCTGCAAAGTTTGCCGAAGAAATATTTGAGCTATATAGCGTCCCAAGCCTGGAAACTGGCAAGCCAGAGATAGTCAAAGGAAATGAAATAGGTTCCAACAAACAAGTTGTCCACGCGCGCGACGTCTTGCTCTCCAAGATCAACCCGAGACTTAATAGATCCTGGCTGGTACAAAACTTCACAAGCCACCCTGCTATCGCCAGTACAGAATGGATTGTATTTGAAAGGAATCCAGCAATCCTAAGTGACTTTCTTCGCTATTTTCTGACACAGGTTTTAATCCGTGATTTTTTGGCACACAACGCATCAGGAGTTGGCGGGTCTTTAACCCGAGTAAAACCAGCCGTTGTTGACGGGATCAGCTTTGGACTTCCACCGCTGGCCGAACAACAACGCATCGTCACTAAAATCGAAGAGCTGTTCTCCGAACTGGATAAGGGCGTGGAAAACCTGCGCACCGCCCAGCAGCAGCTCAAGGTCTACCGCCAAGCCCTGCTCAAACATGCCTTCGAAGGCAAGCTGACCGCCGACTGGCGCGCGCAAAACCCGGGCAAACTGGAATCCGCTGACGCCCTGCTGGCGCGTATCCAGCAAGAGCGCGAAGCCCGCTACCAGCAGCAGTTGCAGGGGTGGGAAGCCAATGGCAGGCCCGGCAGCAGACCTAAAACGCCGAAAGAGTTACCACCATTAACCGCTGAGGAATTGGCGAAATTGCCGGAGCTGCCCGCGGGATGGGGGTGGTTCAACCTTGCGCAACTCTTATCTGAAGATTTATGCAATGGGAAGTCCGTAAAAGATCGTGTCGACGGTTTCCCAGTGTTGCGCCTGCACGCACTAAATAATGGAAGTATTGATCTCTCATTCACCAAGCAAGGCGACTGGAGCGAAGAGGAAGCCCGGCCATACTTCGTCAAGGAAAATGATTTTCTTGTTTCTCGAGGGAATGGCAGCAAGCATTTGGTAGGGCGTGGTGGTTTCGCGCATTATAGTACTACAACAGCTAATCACGTCGCCTTTCCCGATACGATGATCAGGGTTCGAGTTTGCCAAGAAAATATTGATAGACTCTACTTTGGATATTGCTGGGACTCATCTTTAGTTAGAAACCAAATTGAAAAATCCGCTAGAACAACCGCGGGAATTTACAAAATCAACCAGGGATTGATGGAACGCTTTTTGATACCCATCCCCTGCATTGAAGAGCAAACATTAATTTCGAGTCTCCTCAGTGAGAAGCTTTCTCTTATTGACCAACTCGAACAAACCATCACCCACTCCCTGCAACAAGCCGACGCCCTGCGCCAATCCATTCTGAGAAAAGCCTTTTCTGGCCAACTGGTGCCGCAAGATCCGAACGACGAGCCGGCCAGCGTGCTGCTGGAGCGTATCCGTGCCGAGCGTGCCGCCCAGCCCACGGCACGTGGGCGCAAGGCCAAGGCATCGGCATGA